GGTGCATGTGAGAATACAAGCGATAGCATATTTATTTACATATAATTTTTCCCCATAGGTGTCGATCCAACAAGAGTCCTGGGAATGCTACAAAGAAAGCCAAAGAAGACAAAGATCCAGGAAACAAAAGTCCTCCAGGTACCAATCAACAATATATGACACTGTTATAATGTAATTGGTTGCCAGCCTATTGGCAGTCTCGTTGATGCAAAACCTTTTCCCCTACAGACCTCCAGAGGCCAAAATTAAACTGTGAGCCAGAAGAACAGAGGATGACCCTAGGAGCCACAGAGAACGTGGTTTCGGGTAAGGAGGATCTCTTGTCCCCCTGGGCCTTGAAACAGGACCCGTCCCAGAACCACAGCCTGCACACTGAAATACTGGAGCTCCACGACCACAGACAGGAATACAGCACTGAGGAGCAGATGGTGCCTGGCCCTGCATCTATGTCCTACCAACCATACAGGTACTCTACAAccaccagaaacacacacacacacacacacaggcacacactcacacgttGTAAATTACATCTTGACTTCCATTGTTTTGAAAGAAACCCAAGGCTGACACACCACACTCATTTAGAGAGTTACTCTAACAGCCTGCACACCCACATGAGAACTAACATATGCAGAAACAGCACCCGTTATGCCaatagaacattcagagactcatGGCTATACTTAACAGGCCATCTACGATGCAGGAAGTGGACACCTCCATACTGTgcatgatggcaacaacaactaacAGTTCATATCAGTAACCCACTCCATATTTCTCATTGTCTCCAGATCGGTTGAGAATGGCAgacttccctctccctcctctatagTGGAGGATGGTGAATGCAGGCGCAGCTATGAGTCTCACGTCCCAGATGTAGCCACTGTCCCTGGACACAAGACTACCAGACCTGGCCTTGTCAGGGACATGGGTCAACACCACCACACCTTGGCTCCAGCCATGCCCCAGGACTACAGAGTGTCCCCGGTCCATCTGCCCATGTCCTCCAAAACCTACCCTGGGCATATGGGTTACAGTTACCCCCTCTATGGCCACTACTCCACTGACCAGGGTATGGGTCAGTGGGCTGAGTGTGGTACTGGACAGTACTCTGGACCGTACTTTCCTCACCACCTGCCCTTCCTCACCAGTCAAACGCTGACCACAGACCAGGGCACCCTCCCAACGCAGTTTTTATCATCATGGCAACATAGCGGCAGAGTGGAGCTGGAGCCAGAACTTGAGTTTGGACAATGAGGCTGATCTGACAAACAGATCAGAATAGCTGACTCAGACTCACAAAGCGAAGGAGCGGGCTTTCACATTGTGAAGAAAGATACTTGGGACATTTCAGAAAAGTTTCAGAGGGGAAAAGTTGGTGATATTTGTGCATGAGGTCCAAACAAAGATATCTTAATGTGTGTTCTTTGAACTTGTTCTCTGCTACGTGTGTATGATAACTGAGATCAGAATATAACCAAATCCACTGGGTACAGACGTTAGTTCAATATCTAGTTTGGATTTAGATTTGTTTGAGTTGTCAACGAAAGTTAATTcaatgtgaaataaacaaaatatgtCACCATGTCACTGGATTTAGGTTAAAGAAAAGCAAaattcccttatgttgatgactttccCCCAAATCCAAcccgttttccacgttgattcaacatcatcacattgaatttttggttgaaattatgtgggaacaatgttgattcaaccagtttttgcccagtgggaaaagATGTCATGATATTccaaaataaatataattcaGAATCAACTCATATTCCCATATAGAAACATTTATCTGTATCATACATGCTGTGAATATTACAACTCTTTTCACACAAGCCATAAGTGATCCAAGGGAAGTCAATGTTTCCCAGGAGACACTGCAGAAAGAAGAGATACAGAGGGACACAGAGGTGAGTCCTTCACTCCCACAGAAGGACAGCGCAGGCACACATGTAAGTCTGTCATTGTCATAGGATGGTTGGCAACGCAGGGTACAGACGGACATAGAAGGGCACCAAGATTAGTCTTCACCTCTGTAAAACCTAGACCTGAcgaaagagagcgagggggagagagatgataaTAAGGCTAGCCGGGTTTTTAGGTCTGCCGTAAAtatttaacagagagagagaaaccgtcTGCAACTAGCCGATAGGGCTTCTGGGAGCACGCTCTACACAAGGCCAGGGTCAGTGGGCTCCACGTCTCCTCATCCTCCTATATACTGTGGAGATGGTTGCAATTATACCTGAGAGAAGATGAGTAAGATAGTGTTAGTTCATTCAGGAAATCAAAGTGGACATGGAGTTTATGGAAATGGTCCAAAAATGGAAATTGATCCCAACTCTCAAAAAGTGGTCAGATCTATTTTGTAATGTAAAGAGCTGCAATGCAATGAATACAATGTATTTCTATCCAAacatttaaattatatattcatGAACCATTTGGAAGTTATTGTATTATATATTAGCCTAAGCTAAATTGCACAAAAGTCCTGAAAAAATATTCACAGAAGATAAACTGGGTAGAAAAGTATTATTgcccaattgagagcatcctgtcgggctgtatcaccgcctggtacggaaactgcaccgcccacaactgcaggggtctccagagggtggtgcggtctgcacaacgcatcaccgggggcaaactacttgccctccaggacacctacagcgcccgatgtcacaggaaggccaaaaagataatcaaggacaacaaccaccagagccactgcctgttcacaccgctaccatccagaaggtgaggtcagtacaggtgcatcaaagctgggacagagagactgaaaaacagcttctatctcaaggccatcagactgttaaacagccaccactagcagagaggctgctgcctacatacagacttgaaatcattagccactttaataaatgaaacactagtcactttaaaaatgacactttaataatgtttacatacagtatcttgcattactcatctcatatgtatatactatattctatactatctattgcatcttagcctatgccgctctgacattgctcatccgtAGAATttctatattcttattccattcctttacttagatttgtgtgtattaggtatttgttgtggaattgttagatattacttgttagatattgctgtactgtcagaactagaagcacaagcatttcgctacactcgcaataacatctgctaatcatgtgtactgtatgttaccaataaaatttgatatgatttgatttattggACTGAAGCCCATGCGAAGACTGTGAGTGACAGCTGCCTGATTACAGACAATGATTGTGATTGTCCAGGACCATTTCCAGGTCTCATTGTGCCAATAAAACAATCTGTTTTAGCTGTACCAAGCCTGACAATAGCCTGAGCGGTTCAGCTCTCCGTGCGTAATCAAAACTGGCAGAAAATAGACCCCATCATTCGTTCCGTGCTTTCTGCTGCATTTGATCAAGTCAACCAAGTAGAAAATTGGATTCCTCTCCCTGGACAGGACAAATGGATGGACCAGAGTGGAGATGAGGCGACTGCTGTCCCCACtggcttcaagatgtccaccattgttcctgtgcccaagaaagaaatggtaactgaactaaattactcttgccccatagcactcacttctgtcatcatgaagtgctttgagaggctagttaaggatcatatcacctccaccttacctgacaccctagacccacttacgtttgcataccgccccaatagatccacagacggtcactctgaaagagctccagaattcctctgtggagatgggagaccttccagaaggacaacaatctcttcagcactccaccaatcaggcctttatggtaaagtcccagactgaagccactcctcagtaaaaggcacaagacagcccgcttggagtttgccaaaaggcacctaaaggactctcagtccatgagaaacaagattctctggtctgatgaaaccaagattgaactctttggcctgaatgccaagggtcacgtctgAAGGATACCTGGAACCAATCCCTATGGttaagtatggtggtggcagcatcatactgtgcggatgttgttcagcggcagggactgggagactagtcaggattgaggaaaagatgaacggagcaaagtacagagagatcattgaggaaaacctgctccagagcgctcaggacctcagactggggcgaaggtgtaccttccaacaggacatacccaagaagagtcaaggctgtaatcgctgccaaaggtactttaacaaagtacttagtaaagggtgcGAAtactaatgttttttttatacgtttgcggaaaattctaaaaacctgtttttactttgtcaatatggggtattgtgtgtagattgatgaggggaaaaaatgtcatccattttagagtaaggctgaaacttaacaaaatgtggaaaaagtccaggggtttgaatactttctgaatacactgtatctagcctcgttattgttattttattgtgattttACAGACTGTAAAATACCCATCACTAGCAGCCCttcacccagtaccctgccctgaactgtCAACATGATATTCGAAACTGAGCATGTGCAGAccgcaaagaaaaaaaacagtaaacAGGATAAGCTGTTGACATGCCACAATACCCATTCTAAGATCAGCATATCCCAGACATCTTATCCAGGTTTCTCATAACTGGGATGCAAGCTTTTGCGTGTTATTGTAAAcgggatatgatgtttatatgcCTCAATTCAAAAACAGATGACCTGAGTATCCCGAATAATAAGgagatattggtgtgcatgtagaTGTGATCATTGATGCTGAACAGGTCAATGATGCAGGTTGGCGTAGACCGCAGTGGACTGTTTCAGCTTCTTGGTGGCAACGGCGAGAATGTGGAGTAGTCTACATGCACCTGCTTGGCTGAGGAGGGACAGCGGGTAGAGACCCATAGAAATAAATGGGGGCCCATTCCTGTAAAAGGAAGGTGCAAaaggggaggatgggggagaggcACACAGCTGCCCCGAATTTGGCGTAAAACAACACCCTCTTGTGGGTAATCACTTTTCCTGTGGTCCTGAGGTACGTGTATGCAGTTGTTAAATCTAGAACATAGTAGGCTACTGTACCATTTGTTTCAGAAGCATATGGGCCCAGAGACAGTTACGTAATGGCCTTATTTATATTGCCGCCAGTGCAGTGACACTTTGTCCGCGAGACACCCGGCGGCAGTGGTAACCCCAGAGTTGGCCGCAGTCTAGCGCTCATATGCACCTGTTCTTGTGTATCATTGTGAGCATCTGTAGCCCCCCAGTCTGCCAGGCGGCAGTGTCTGGAGATGTCATACGCCGAGCTCAAAGAGTAGACAATATCGCTTACTACCTAGGCTGCTAGAAGCAGAGGCTCTTCAATGTAGTATGGGTTTCTAGTTTAAGGAGTCAGCCACAGATAGAGAGATACCGGAAGAGTAGACATTGATGCAGATGTCACCTCCAGTTGTATAATGTAATCTCCAAAGAccacacaatatgtatttattaaggatccccattactcttcctgcggtccagcaaaattaaggcagttatacaattcgGATGGCATGTGGCTTGTTGGACATTCTTCCCAAATAGCCTGGTCGAGGCTggatgccatctggtttgcataCCAACAGGCCAGAGAACTCAAGCATTGCCCTCCATCCcatctcctttcccctcctccagCACAGACCACACTCTCTTCTTACTCACCAAGAAGACCTCACAAATACCTGTCAAATTAGTTTGGAGACCGTAAAACTAAGCTGGTATTAAATCAACTGAGCATTGCTTTCCCAAAGTGTACCCTATTCAACTGAAACCTTAGATGGTTACATTTTATGTAGTAGACCTGCATGCACGTATTAAatatacgcctagtttcctgaaaccaGTCACATGTCAAAAAAAGACTTTATCCCAATAAAACAGAGGGATACCTCATCATATGAGAAGAGATTTAGAATAAACCTTGCCCTTGaaaagtttctctctctctctaggtcagCGCTGCGTGTGCAAGCTTTCTTTTATTAGCACTTCATTAACATTCATTAATTGCTTCCGTTCTCCTGGGCACAGCCCCAATCAAAACTGGAACTGATAGAAATGAAGCGGAGATGGAGAGCAAATGTCCCCTGCTCCAGATACAGTCAGTCCTGCTGCAAAACATCCCATCCACCTGCTCCCCTTTACCAAACACATTTCCCCCTGTCTGTTCTGAGCAGAAGAAGAGACTTATTTGGGGAACTCATTACCCTCATAGTAAAGAGGTCAGAGCAACTTAAAGAAGTAGACATTAATTTTATTTACTTGTTCTGTACATAAAGGGCCATACCAGGACAGGTGTTAACCATGGGAAATATTAACACATGTAAATGGTATAAGAAAATAAAAAggcacaattttttattttgaattaagACGATAACACGGAGGCACTCTAAAACATGAGGGAAAAAACAGTAATACTGTTAATGCCTTTACAAAGCACGTTGATAAAAATATGTTTACCCAACTAAAACGTAAATTAAAATTGGTGTATTGCTTAATCAGAGGGTTTAATATGGAGGTTGCACAAGGAAAACCAAACTACATTTGAATGGATTGATTCCACAGATGCCATAAAAACAAGTCTAATTCATATTTTAATGAGAACATTTTCAATGAGACAAAGCAGCATTTGACCTGGGAGAGGCCAAGAGGTCATGCACAGAGGCCACCAGCAGGCATTTTTTTCCCTTTAAAAAAAGTAACCTTCAGTCTAATTGTTTACAAGgttattaaaacaaatattaaatGCTCAACTCAACAGTTGGCTaacaaaaaacactacagtcagGACATGATTGATAGTTGTACAATGGTATTACTCTACCCAATGAAAAAGCTCAGGGGGATTGATGGGCAAGCACTAGGGGAAGGGTAAGTCTTCTTTACAGCAGAGATCTAATGAAGCTCTTTATCAGCACACTCACACCAAGACCAGAGAGCAGGACAGCTCTGGCATCACAATGTCAGTCAGACATAACCAAAGACAACCAAGTTCTCTTCTCATGTCCTGTGCTTGACAGTCAACactggctagagatgagtcagggGTGTAACCAATCACCACCTTAGGGAACCTGGGGGGAAACAGGGAAGGATTGCTTGTACTAAAGTTGCATTTTTCAGTGAAAGGCATTGATGGGTTGTCATTGGCTGGCTGCAACCTTTGCCCACCTCCTGTGACCCATATCATTGGATGCATGAGGCATCCGTCTCATAGAAAAGCCCTTACCCCTCAACAGCATTTATAAGTCCTCTTACAACATTGGCTATAGCCTGGTCACAGTCATGCACCTATACTACGACAAACGCCTCGCTCAGCACTCCTGAATTTATGgcacaaattaaacaaaatatgTCTTCACATTTGGCCATTTCACATGTAGTCTGGGGAAATCATAAATAACGGAACTGTCAACTAGGTCTGTGTCACTGAGGCTATGGGCTATTCCACAAGGCAGAATCCATGTGAGCTTGAACTCCCCTGTCAGCCTCTGCCTTGTCCTCCTGCCCAAGTCAGCTCAGCTTGTGTCAGTCAAGAGACTGATCcacaaaaccaccacacacacacacacacacacacacacacacacacacacacacacacacacacacacacacacacacacacacaagtaatggtcaatctgtgtgtgtgtacgtggctAAGGTACCAACAGTGAATGATTGTTTGGAGAGAGACACAGTTAACTGTCTGGTTCTATCCTCAGGCCCCACTTGGAGCCCTTTATGACTTTGCTCTCAGTCAGTCCATGTGATGTTCAGTCACCTCTCTTCTTTTTCACattaacctcctcccatccacaaCACACAGTCCAAGCAAGCTCTCAAAAAATCCCTAAGTATTCAAATGTAACCaagatcaaataaaaaatgaccaGGTAAGACGTGGCGTCATGGGAGCCATGGCAACAAACACAACCAACCGATGGTCTGAAAATGAAAAGACAAAGGCAAAAAACACTGACGAGCCTGTAACCAGGTAGGGGATGGGGGAGTTCAGTTGAGTCTAGAGCTGTAAACAGTCAGAAAGCCGCACAATGGTTGGAGTGACGATAACAGAGACCGCTGTGGCACAGCCCCAAGCAGGCAAGCACATAATCGTGGTGACACTGGCAGGCGGGGTGGAGACAGCCAGCAGGTTTGAGTGTCACTGTGGGGAGGGAGGGTTGGTTGGGGTCCAGGTCATTCACTCTCATCCGGATTCTGGGGGTCCATTATTTTGACATGGGTGAAGGGGAAGAGACCCCTCCGGCCATTCACCTCTCCCTCCCACTGACCGCTGATGTTCATCCTCGTCACTTTGACTATATCACCCACCTGAGGAGAAATGAAGGACGGTTGGAGTTAAGTTTTCCTTAATTCCACAGACAAATGGAGGTGGACAATTTAAGATAAGTGCTAAGAGCCTCCACACAATAAAGTACTGACTGAGACTCATTGATCTTGCCAACCCTCCATGTATTTGACACTGTAATATGGTTAATACATATTAATATGTAATATGGCCGAGCAGAAAACCATAACTTTGGTGCTTTGCGACACTGTGCGTGACCCCTATCTGCACAGACCATATGCTATTCACTCAGGATTAAATGTGGGAAGTAGCCATTGTTAAGAGGAAGATTAAAACCTGAACGTGGAGGGCAGGCTCTAGATGTAGCAGAATGTATGGATCAGAATGAGGCTTCAAGGACATTGAAGTCATATAGATGTGCCATCCATAATCATAATCCTCACCTCGCATTTAATATAACTAATCGGACTACTTCGAAAGGATGACAAAGGTCCTGAAATAACCTCTCGGTAAAATccaatgtacactgagtataaaaaaaattaggaacacctgctctttccatgacagattgaccaggtgaatacaggtgaaagctatgatctcttattgatgtcacttggacatggattgtgtatgtggcattcagagggtgaatgggcaagacaaaatatttaagtatatttgaacagggtatggtagtaggtgccaggcccaccagtttgagtgtgtcaagaactgcaaagctgctgggtttttcacactcaacagtttcccttgtgtatcaagaatggtccaacacccaaaggacattgagccaacttgacacaactgtgggaagcattggagccaacatgggccagcatccctgtggaacacttgacaacttgtagagtccatgcccagacaaattgagactgttctgagggcaaaagggggtgcaggtcaacattaggaaggtgatCGTACACTGTGTGTATAGGCTACTTGCACCTTCTTTATATAAGAAATGATCCTGTTGTGTGGTGACACAATATTCTAAACTGGACATCTTGTGAGAACGGTCCTTGCAAATGttcatatattttcaataatcaAACATTAGGCTGGTAATAACTAGATTTCAGTAGCCGTCTCGGTTATGAAGGGGCTGGGTGGTGCGGTATAGCACAGGGTATAttgggggaggcaggtagcctagtggttagtgttgagtcagtaaccgaaaggttgctggatcgaatccctgagctgacaaggtacaaatctgtcgttctgcccctgaacgaggcagttaacccactgtcccccaGTAGCctgttgtaaataataatttgttcttaactgatttgcctagttaaataaaggttaaataaaaaaatatataaaaaatattcctCCTTTCAGATGAAATTATATATAATGACTCAGGTTCCATTCCTGAAACAGATGATCCCAAAATAGCCTGCAAAATTGTAGGTTTTTGCTGTTGGCCATGACCTACTCTGAGTGACAGAGATAATATTAGAGTGAATCCATttgaatcactttttgacagcactcCTTTTGAatttgaacaaaaccttccatacatatttgcccattgtagaagtgctcagaaaatGACCATTTGGACCTGAATGAGAAAAAGAATTAAGGAGATAAATGTGCTCAAAGTTGaaccattttgcataccccaccataccatgagacattcaTGTCTTCATTACTGGAAAATATAAAAACGGTTGAGCTAGAtgtaatttaaaagcttacaaacaggctTGTTAaattggatttttattttatttttacctttaacgtcaatgacttaaaaacgcttcaactcagatttttttcatattattgtatgttgtagcttagaccctatatTACGTCATCTAAGGTTGTGTTGTGCACGCCATCGGTTGAGATACAGCATACTCTTGTACATAGGgtgtgtgtcatgttttgtctgtgTACTAAAATAGACATTTTAACTCTCAAATAGTACTACAAAGAACGTTGGagtccacacatcagagaatgttgacttgaatgggaatgtgttgttttaaattatactgtcaatcctccaCAGGGAACCTATTGACAACATAGAAACATAAATAATAGAATAGACATAatcatttaagttgacattcgaATGTGGGTGGACCGGCggtcatctttgtggtagtaattagaagttaACTTCAATTCAAAATTTCAATGGTGTagcagctaaattgcagtggtatGAAGGGATACGTCCATTCTATtaattgtatttctatgattgaaattatACCCACCCTCTCTATTCAAGAGCATGTCATGTCTCAACCGATGGCAAGcccaacacaaaaacctcagatgcgaaatagggtctaagctataAACACACGCAAATATGAAAACAAATTCTGTTGAGAATTGTTGTTAAACTTAAAACAATTGTTTGACACTGTTCGACTCCTTTTTCTCAATTACATTTGCTCACCTCCTGCGTCCCCTCacctccaccctctctcacctactttgaaaaaaggtcaaaggtaatcgaggagaggtGGCGAGGAAAGGGAACGTGGACGAAAACgcgcttgtatgaaatgagaccCTCCTCCACTCACatgtcatcaggcaaattacgtttacaggggtgtatcccaaaataaatgtaaagtgataaaaacaaattaaattagttgtgcaagacattttatagataaaacaatAAGTAGCATATTGTATATAGATTGTGTTGGCCTGTCTCACACATGAATCTTCTTTGTGGCAGACTGGGTTCAATTTGAATTT
This portion of the Salvelinus sp. IW2-2015 linkage group LG4q.1:29, ASM291031v2, whole genome shotgun sequence genome encodes:
- the LOC111961671 gene encoding T-box-containing protein TBX6L-like isoform X2, whose product is MQHVSADPYHQGNVRMTLEKSDLWKSFHNLATEMIITKHGRRMFPHCNVSLSGLQPYANYVLMVDMVPVDNFRYRWNKGQWDMAGKAEPQLPCRTYVHPDSPAPGSYWMKQSVSFLKLKLTNNTLDQHGHIILHSMHHYIPRFSVVQADSLYSVRWGHFHSFSFPETSFTAVTAYQNTKIAKLKIDHNPFAKGFKGENTRTHSKRCRSNKSPGNATKKAKEDKDPGNKSPPDLQRPKLNCEPEEQRMTLGATENVVSGKEDLLSPWALKQDPSQNHSLHTEILELHDHRQEYSTEEQMVPGPASMSYQPYRSVENGRLPSPSSIVEDGECRRSYESHVPDVATVPGHKTTRPGLVRDMGQHHHTLAPAMPQDYRVSPVHLPMSSKTYPGHMGYSYPLYGHYSTDQGMGQWAECGTGQYSGPYFPHHLPFLTSQTLTTDQGTLPTQFLSSWQHSGRVELEPELEFGQ
- the LOC111961671 gene encoding T-box-containing protein TBX6L-like isoform X1; translation: MMTPSPLTADPYHQGNVRMTLEKSDLWKSFHNLATEMIITKHGRRMFPHCNVSLSGLQPYANYVLMVDMVPVDNFRYRWNKGQWDMAGKAEPQLPCRTYVHPDSPAPGSYWMKQSVSFLKLKLTNNTLDQHGHIILHSMHHYIPRFSVVQADSLYSVRWGHFHSFSFPETSFTAVTAYQNTKIAKLKIDHNPFAKGFKGENTRTHSKRCRSNKSPGNATKKAKEDKDPGNKSPPDLQRPKLNCEPEEQRMTLGATENVVSGKEDLLSPWALKQDPSQNHSLHTEILELHDHRQEYSTEEQMVPGPASMSYQPYRSVENGRLPSPSSIVEDGECRRSYESHVPDVATVPGHKTTRPGLVRDMGQHHHTLAPAMPQDYRVSPVHLPMSSKTYPGHMGYSYPLYGHYSTDQGMGQWAECGTGQYSGPYFPHHLPFLTSQTLTTDQGTLPTQFLSSWQHSGRVELEPELEFGQ